NNNNNNNNNNNNNNNNNNNNNNNNNNNNNNNNNNNNNNNNNNNNNNNNNNNNNNNNNNNNNNNNNNNNNNNNNNNNNNNNNNNNNNNNNNNNNNNNNNNNNNNNNNNNNNNNNNNNNNNNNNNNNNNNNNNNNNNNNNNNNNNNNNNNNNNNNNNNNNNNNNNNNNNNNNNNNNNNNNNNNNNNNNNNNNNNNNNNNNNNNNNNNNNNNNNNNNNNNNNNNNNNNNNNNNNNNNNNNNNNNNNNNNNNNNNNNNNNNNNNNNNNNNNNNNNNNNNNNNNNNNNNNNNNNNNNNNNNNNNNNNNNNNNNNNNNNNNNNNNNNNNNNNNNNNNNNNNNNNNNNNNNNNNNNNNNNNNNNNNNNNNNNNNNNNNNNNNNNNNNNNNNNNNNNNNNNNNNNNNNNNNNNNNNNNNNNNNNNNNNNNNNNNNNNNNNNNNNNNNNNNNNNNNNNNNNNNNNNNNNNNNNNNNNNNNNNNNNNNNNNNNNNNNNNNNNNNNNNNNNNNNNNNNNNNNNNNNNNNNNNNNNNNNNNNNNNNNNNNNNNNNNNNNNNNNNNNNNNNNNNNNNNNNNNNNNNNNNNNNNNNNNNNNNNNNNNNNNNNNNNNNNNNNNNNNNNNNNNNNNNNNNNNNNNNNNNNNNNNNNNNNNNNNNNNNNNNNNNNNNNNNNNNNNNNNNNNNNNNNNNNNNNNNNNNNNNNNNNNNNNNNNNNNNNNNNNNNNNNNNNNNNNNNNNNNNNNNNNNNNNNNNNNNNNNNNNNNNNNNNNNNNNNNNNNNNNNNNNNNNNNNNNNNNNNNNNNNNNNNNNNNNNNNNNNNNNNNNNNNNNNNNNNNNNNNNNNNNNNNNNNNNNNNNNNNNNNNNNNNNNNNNNNNNNNNNNNNNNNNNNNNNNNNNNNNNNNNNNNNNNNNNNNNNNNNNNNNNNNNNNNNNNNNNNNNNNNNNNNNNNNNNNNNNNNNNNNNNNNNNNNNNNNNNNNNNNNNNNNNNNNNNNNNNNNNNNNNNNNNNNNNNNNNNNNNNNNNNNNNNNNNNNNNNNNNNNNNNNNNNNNNNNNNNNNNNNNNNNNNNNNNNNNNNNNNNNNNNNNNNNNNNNNNNNNNNNNNNNNNNNNNNNNNNNNNNNNNNNNNNNNNNNNNNNNNNNNNNNNNNNNNNNNNNNNNNNNNNNNNNNNNNNNNNNNNNNNNNNNNNNNNNNNNNNNNNNNNNNNNNNNNNNNNNNNNNNNNNNNNNNNNNNNNNNNNNNNNNNNNNNNNNNNNNNNNNNNNNNNNNNNNNNNNNNNNNNNNNNNNNNNNNNNNNNNNNNNNNNNNNNNNNNNNNNNNNNNNNNNNNNNNNNNNNNNNNNNNNNNNNNNNNNNNNNNNNNNNNNNNNNNNNNNNNNNNNNNNNNNNNNNNNNNNNNNNNNNNNNNNNNNNNNNNNNNNNNNNNNNNNNNNNNNNNNNNNNNNNNNNNNNNNNNNNNNNNNNNNNNNNNNNNNNNNNNNNNNNNNNNNNNNNNNNNNNNNNNNNNNNNNNNNNNNNNNNNNNNNNNNNNNNNNNNNNNNNNNNNNNNNNNNNNNNNNNNNNNNNNNNNNNNNNNNNNNNNNNNNNNNNNNNNNNNNNNNNNNNNNNNNNNNNNNNNNNNNNNNNNNNNNNNNNNNNNNNNNNNNNNNNNNNNNNNNNNNNNNNNNNNNNNNNNNNNNNNNNNNNNNNNNNNNNNNNNNNNNNNNNNNNNNNNNNNNNNNNNNNNNNNNNNNttcccactccccctgcttgtgttccctctctcgctggctgtctctatctctgttgaataaataaataaaatctttaaaaaataaataaataaaaataaaaaaataaaaaacaaaaaagaagaagaggaaaagacaagacCTTGTTTGGATTCTGACTGACTCTAAGAAAACAActgaataaaaagatattttcttgggatgcctgggtggctcagttggttaagcatccaacttttgatttcagctcagatcgtgatctcagggtcatgagatggagctgcATCTGGCTCagcgctgagcatagagcctacttgagatcctctctctccctctccccccccacctcgcaagcactctctctctctctaaaaaaaataaaaataaaaagataaaagacattACAGATAAATCAGGCATTATATTAAGGAATTACTATTCATTTTACTGTGTATGATAAagatatgatatttatatttttaaaagatcctcGGCTTTCATTTACTTGCAAAATAACAATGTTTGGGAACAGCAAAATGTATACATgagttgacttaaaaaaaaaaagtgtaaaagtgCTCTGTAACTCTAAAACCCTGTAGAAACATTAGCTGTTAATATTATTCACCCTAAAAGTTTCGCTCAGGACAGCTCTTCTCATACACCGAATACTACTGGCTATGCTTGTGCCAGAAATCAGCATGTCTGGGTATAGAATCAAATATCCAAAATCTTCATCTATTATCCAAGTATCAGATAGGCAGTCTCCCTCCAAATGAATGATGTCCCCTGGCTCCACCGGCACCGAGCACCTACAAATAAAGTGAAGTATACATAGTTTAGATTCCTACTTTTAAACATATTAAGGAAGCCTCAAAAAGTAAGTGAATATTTTAGCTGAAGGAATAGTATTTGTAAATTTCTGggtctttcaaaaaaatttaatactaGGATGCATTCTTTTGAATCAATTCCTAGTCACTCTATTCCTTTCTACCTTTGAAATATACCAGAGAATACTCAGGGGTCTTCCTTAAATACCAAAAATGAAAACTGCTTAATGTTAATCATCTACTGCAAAAGCTCCCAAATCTTTAATAGTGTTACCACGTAGCTGCAATTATGGATTAGGTTGTTTCAATAATAATTCTCTCATTCTAAAGACTTCTAGCTTATCTACAATTTCTGTAAGTCTTGAGGCATGAAGCCAAACCCAATGTGTtaagaataaaatcatatttatcatttttatctagTCAGAGAGCCTAAAGAGGCAAAATTAGACCTCTACTTTCTCTGCATTTCCCCTTCACCCCTCACATACCATACTTTGCTTGAGTAGAGAAATCTAGGGTTTAAGACTGTTCTTAAGCTGTAATTAATTTTGCTCTAAGTGAAAAGCTgcaatcttaaaacaaaaagcgCTGGGAAATTTTGGAAGTAGTCATTTAATAAGGCCCTTTGTAGTTAATTTtcaaatgacaataaaaacaaagtttcagAATAAGGAGCTTGAGATATTGGGGTAACAAGCACAATTTTTACACGAAATTAATTCAGGTTCATATCTACTTCATTTATTAACAATTAAATTATAGCAACATCCACACAAGTCCATGTGATGAGTCTTAAGATGGTACCCTTATGCAGATCAGTACTCAAAGTCACACGAAAATTACCAGTCATTCCTAAGGATACACCGTTCTTTACTTTCTAGTGACTGGGAAGCAGTGATGATTAGGTGTTTCTCATGggttccttcttccttctgtacAATATTGACTGTTAATACCAGGTATCGGTTATCCATTCCTCGGCTCAGAAGTGTTTTAGAGAAGGAAGCTTCCACCTTCTTCTGAAATCTAAAACatatacaaacaaaacaacttagCATGAAATAAGAAGCCATCCAATTTCCTTTACCTACAAACCAAACTTCTCAATTTTCTAGGTTTGTTTTTTCTAGAAAGCTTATCACAATGACCATTAGCTAAACAGGTGAAAATTAAGAGAGTAAGGGAATAGCAGAATTCCTCTTCTAAAAACTTCCCAGAAGTAATGCCATTTAAAACATGCCTATGATATGGATTTTTCCAAATACTGTATAAGTTCTTACGAGGAGCTCTGTGGGGCATCCTTGATTATGAGGATTAAcgataaatggaaaaatattaaataacaaattcCTACCGCTGGCACAAACCTTCCCAAAgtataaacaaaaggaaatgtcTTGGACATTATCCTTTTTGTAAATGAAAGGGATATTTGTTAGGGAAAAGCATAGTGTGGGTGGTTTGCTGAAGTCCTACTGTAAGCCACAGTATTATATTAATCTTTAGGCCTACTTAGAAATCATCTACTCCAAACTACTACTtaatgaagaaaatctttgtgtaaAATCTCAGTGAGAATCAACTAGCCCCTACCCCGCAGAGAAAAGCAAGCTTACTACCCGTCATGTTAGCTCATTCCTTCATAAAGCAACACAgacatttcttatttataatgGGCAAGTCAACTTCACAATACTTTTATCCATTAAACCTAGCCGCCTGAAAACTATGCAGAATTCGCTAACCGTTCTAGAAAACATTAAGTCCGTCATTAGTCTTTACAGTTTGACTGCAGTCTTTGTCAGTGACAGTACAACAGAGCCCAACGTCATTACCTCTCTAATTGTAATACCCAATCCTGGGCTTGATTACTATGCAATCGCCTCATTCACCTACTCCAGGAAGCCTCAGGCCATGAATTTCCCAAGGTCAGCTGGGATGCCTTAAGGATTTCGCAAATGATAATGCTGATCAAAACGCAAAACGCAAAGATCCGTCAACTAGAATtagcatcattattattaattgaaaataattccaCACCATGATTGTGGGTCAAGTTGCCCTGACCATTTAGTCCAAGTTGAGGGTAGAGAGTTCTCCTGGAACAAGATTCCCCAACTAAACATTGAGGAAAGCATCAAGCAGGTGCAATTTCCCTTTATGAGGGCGCTTAAGGCGGCTGGCACTCCCCGAATTCGGGCAAGTGATATCAAGAGAAAGAATGAACCGTTGGGTGAGCAGTCTCTGGGCTCTGGCCCCAGTGTGGCCCCAAAGAGAACACTACGAAGCAGACCCCAGCTCTGGAAACTCGTTAGGCGTTGGGGTCATGTAATCCCGCGCCGGCGCCGCGGAGGCGTGGGTGCGGCCTCTCCCGCTCCTTTCTTTCAAATCTCCCGCCTGACTCCCAGACCCTCCCTCCGCTCCGCTCACAGCTCCGCCGGCGGCTCAGCCTCTTCCCCGAGACTCTTCTTCAGCTGCTCCAGTTCTTCCAGTCGCGCCATAGCGGGCGGACAATGCAAACCGTCACCAGATAAAATGAGAGAAACCCAGCAGCTCCGACGAGAAAAAGAAGCGCGAGTTTTTGAGGCGCCGCGCGCATGCGCCTTCCCGCGGTGGTCCCAAGGGACCTGCGCGAAGGCGCCCCTCCCAGCCTGGCGAGTTCCCCGCGGGGCGCCGGACGGGTCGTGGTGGTCTTAACGGAGTCTGCTCCCTTGCCTTAGGGTTTGGGAAATAGGGAGTTTTCATAATCTGACCCAGACTAAATGCTCTCACACTTTCTCTAGACACGCCCACCCTTGCTCAGCACACACTCTTAGAACAGAACCAATTGCCCAAAACCAGGTGTCCCTTGTTAGCTTgcagaattttccattttcttgggaaacaatttcccctctttttttttttagattttatttatttatttatttatttatttatttatttatttatttatttatttatttgagagagagagcacggggaggggggcagaggaagaagcagactccccgctgagcagggagccccaggcgggATGGATCCCGGCGCCCTGAGATGATGATCTAAGTGGAAggcaggcagatgcttaccaactgagccacccaggtgccccagccaattttatttttttaagatttatgtatttactttagagcgagagagagtgcgagcatgggcagggagagggagcagagagagaatgagagaagcagattcggggctgagggcagagccccaggtgGAGCTGAATCTCAAGACCctaagaacatgacctgagccaaaaccgacaGTCCTCACgagcttaaggactgagccacccaggagccccgcctcttctttttttgtggaaAACTCATTGATAAAATAGAAGCCCTCAGATAGGAACTTCCTCATCTTGCCCCAGCTAAATCTATAAAAGTACTAACATCTGTACTTATAACCTATTTCCACTTTTTTCAACACTGGACAAAGCAGGCCACTGATCAATGAGCAATCCTACTTGTGCTCATTCTCAAGGGCATTACTTCTTCAGCTATTCCATCATTCTCTTGTATCATCAATGTGGCCCTCACTATTGGGCTGCTCCCAGGCTTATAATGTGGCTCAGTACCTTCCACCCTTAAAATATGTTACCTCGGGGTGCCcagcttctccctgtgcctgctgctcccctccttgtgcactctctctctgacaaaaggatggataaaatcttttttaaaaaatctttaaaaaataatatactagggaatatttctgaatgaaatgtgttaaaaataataaaatgatcacCTCATAAAGCTATCatccaattttgttttattattttttaagattttatttttgggggcacctgggtggctcaatcggttaagtgtctgccttcagttcaggtcctggtcccagaatcctgggataaAGTCCTGAATttttgctccctgctcagcagggagtctgcttctcctctccctctgcggctgctcctgcttgtgctctcccttttgatctctctctctctctcaaataaatgaataaaatctttttttaaaagaaaaaaaaatttattttttaagtaatctctaaacccaaagtgaggctcaaactcacaaccccaaggtcaagtcATATGCTTgcccaactgagccagacaggtgccccatcacccagttttattctattttttttaagattttatttatttatttgtcagaacacaagcagagggagtggcaggcagagggagaagcaggctccccgctgagcagggagcctgatgtggggcccaatcccaggacccggggatcatgacctgagcgcaaggcagatgcttaaccagctgagccccaggcatccccctcatccaattttaaaataatcttcatcAAAACTtgtcttttggggtgcctgggtgactcagtcggttgagtgaccaactcttaattttgtctcacgtcatgctctcagggtcctgggacccagtgctcagccgggagtctgcttctctccctctgcccgtccccaaGCTCGCAAAGGTGCTCACAcgctccctctaaaataaataaatcttaaaaaagaaaaaaaaaaagacttaaaaaaaaaggaagttgtcaaaggacatctgggtggttcagtctgttaagtgtctgccttcggctcagctcatgatcccagggtcctgggattgagccttgcatcaggctccctgctcagtgggaagcctgcttctccttctcccactccccctgcttgtgttccctctctctgtcaaataaataaataaaatcttaaaataaataaatacatacatacataccatcTGTATCCTGCCAATTCTCAAATTCCTATGTACAGACGGGGCTTTTCTGCTGAATTAAAAAACCCAACTACGTACATGACAGCTACACTTAGAAATATTTGGGGATGGGGGAAGTCTTTCCTTATAACATGgccaaaatggaattttatttttctcgaTAGACCTATTATTCTTCCCAGTAATAGCACTATCCACCCAGAAGATAAGGCCAGAAACCTAGAAGTTGTCCTGATTCCTTTCTGTTACTACCCACATCGAATCCATAGGCAGGCCCATAGATTCAGCCTTTAGAACCATCTTAAATCCCTTCATGCCTTTCCATCTCCAAGATCACTACCCGATCATTATCTCTAATATAAAAAAACCTCAGCACACTCTTAAATGTGCTTTCATAGGTCTCCCTGCAATTCAGTCCCTTTTCCcaatattttatcatgaaaacttttaaacataAAGAATTATGTAAGAGGATTAGAAATGAGCACCCATATAGCTACCACCTAGATTTTATAATTAACATGTTGCTATCTTTGATTCTCACATGTATATCTATGCATCCCTCCACACATCCATGAATTCaagttgttgtgtttttttttaatgcattaacaAATAGCAGGCATCAGTGCATTTCATCCCTAAACACTTGAGCATGTATATCATTAGCTACAGGTCAGTATTTCTTTatggtactttaaaaatttaatgtgttgtatgtaaattttttaaatttacatttaaaaaatgcacagatcttatgTGTAccatttgatgaattttgacaacaTGTGTTTAATTCAAACCCCTATTAAGATGAAGAATGTGTTAtcatcactccagaaagttctCATGCCCCTTTTCAAGCAATTCCTACATCCATCCCTACTAGAGAGGTAACCACtagtctgttttctgttctttgtttttcaccGGATATTAGAGTTGTCTATTCTAGAATgccatataaatgggatcatacggTACACACCATTTTGTTTGGTCATTTCTACATCTTTCAATGTAatatgtctgttcaaatcctttgcccattttttaaaaattgcattgttcttggggtgcctagctggctcactcagtagagcatggaactcttgacCTCATGttttgagttcaagtcccatgttgggtggagatattactcaaaaataaaatctttttggggcgcctgggtggcacagcggttaagcatctgccttcggctcagggcgtgatcctggcgttatgggatcaagccccacatcaggctcttccgctatgagcctgcttcttcctctcccactccccctgcttgtgttccctctctcgctggctgtctctatctctgtcaaataaataaataaaatcttaaaaaaaaaaaaaacaaaaaacaaaaaacaaaaataaaatctttttaaaaagttaaaataaaattgcatcgttcttttattattaagttaCACAGATTCTTTATATTCTAGAGGAAAGACTTTTGTCAGATaagtttgcaagtattttctccaagtctgtggcttgcttattcatcatctttttttttttttaagattttatttttaagtaatctctacacccattgtggggctcaaacttacaacccccaGACCAAGAGTCACGtggtcttctgactgagccagcgaggcaccccatttattcctcttctttttttttttttttttttaagactttatttatttgacagagagagcgagagagcacaagtaggggaagtgtcaggcagagggagagggagaagcaggctcgcctctgagcagggagcccaatgcagactccatcccggaaccctgggatcatgacctgacccaaaggcagccgcttaaagacggagccacccaggcgtcccttattCGTCTTAACAAGATC
The DNA window shown above is from Ailuropoda melanoleuca isolate Jingjing chromosome 6, ASM200744v2, whole genome shotgun sequence and carries:
- the LOC117802589 gene encoding DNA replication ATP-dependent helicase/nuclease DNA2-like; translation: MARLEELEQLKKSLGEEAEPPAELFQKKVEASFSKTLLSRGMDNRYLVLTVNIVQKEEGTHEKHLIITASQSLESKERCILRNDWCSVPVEPGDIIHLEGDCLSDTWIIDEDFGYLILYPDMLISGTSIASSIRCMRRAVLSETFRVNNINS